The following nucleotide sequence is from Channa argus isolate prfri chromosome 9, Channa argus male v1.0, whole genome shotgun sequence.
ATTTTTTTCACATCATCATTATagagtattgtttgtagaattctgAGGAAAATCATAAATTTGATCAATTCATTCAAGTAAAAGACCTCCATTCAAAATGTTACTTCTGTACAAGTACTACCTCAAATACTCAGTATGTACTGTTAgagaatgtaaatattaaagtacaaataccCCCAGGGTATTACTACTGCTGTGTAAATATTGATCCACCATCAGTCTCTTCATGCAAGTTCCAGTTCTGTGTTCTGGTTCTGTAGGTCAAAGTAAAATGACTGTTCTGTTGCCAAATTGAATGTAACCAAGGATTTTATTTCAAGTTATAGATCTCACTATGTGTTTTAATAGTACCTGTATCATTATTGTCATCAAATACTttacaaatactttaaaaaagatCAGACAATCATTgttattaatgtaataaaaactatattattTATACTAGTTACATTTTTCTTGACGGAACAACCTCTTTAAGTGTTTAgaaatgtctttcattttaagTCCATATATAAGTGGATTAAAAAGAGGATTATACAAAACTAACTGTAAACTCATGATTAAACGTGCAGTTTTTGGAAAATCATATTCAAGTCGAACTGTTATAACAtcacataaaaacagacaaaaatagttgattaaaaccagcaggtgaggtaaacaggtctgtgcagcttttctcCTGACTTTTCCACTGCTGTGGTAACAGATTATAAGTATCCTTGTGTAagtaaaaatgatgaaaatcgcaggacaaacaacaacattaaacagaataaacaaaccATAAACAGTTATTGCTCTTGAGgtcacacagaaaagtttgtaaattGAGTTGTTACAAAAAATTACCTTCACACTAAAGCTACAGAGCTTTTGATTAGCACACATCATTGATAATCCCACTTGCTGGAATGCAGGGAGAAGCCAAGCTGAAGCCAGAAAGAGACTGACAGTTCTTTTTCTCATGATagttggatattgcagaggtttacatatagacacatatctgtcataggacatAGCTGCCAACAGTAAGAACTCTGATGCACCCAAAGCATAAAACAGTGAATATTGAACAATACAGGCTTGATGagatatgatctgtttttcagatagaaaatcaatcAAAAGCTTTGGGTAGATGTTAGTGCTGAGAAGAACACAGTTTAGTAACAAAGCTgcaattaaaatgtacataggctcatggaggttttggtGTTTCCAGATCAAGTACACAATAGTACAATTACTGCAGATTATGAGAAGATATACtagaaaaaacattgtaaaataaagaTATCTGTATTTGTAAACATCTACATGTCCATCAAgaattaaatatgttacattCAATTGCTCCTCCATTAAATTTgtcaaaaaataattatttaaacagGCAGATATTTTAACAgctcaatgtaaatgtaaatgaagtagAGAGGTTTAACTGTGAAGATTACTTGGCCTTGAAACTGACTTAGTATATGCTTATTTCTAAATCctacaaagaaaacactttcagcctgtgaaatgtttttatcagaCTGTCTGACCCTCAACGGAGCTAATTAAAATTTACCCCATGAGTAATTAACATGTAAACAACTTTATCAAACTGTAAAGGCCTGAATCCGTATCAGTTGTCAGACCTGTTTGGggcttttcattttctgtattttttcgTGTTATTGCTATGGAAAGCCTAatggttacattttttaaaaaaatatgaagacTGTTCCCAGTAAGTTTATGAATTGTATCACTTGCTACTCTGTGTCATGGAGAGTGattgtggtgcaggaaggtagagcggtcatccaccaatttAGCctttgttggttcaatccctggctcctccagtcacatgttggtgttcagcaagacactgaaccccaacatagttgctcctggtgagtgttgaccaCCTGCATATCGTGTGTGAATTGTGAAtgtgagaagcagtgtaaagctctatACGtcccaatagatagaaaagtgctatataattgCAGATCATTTTCCATTATGCTATAAAACATCAATATAGCTACCTTAATCAGAACCTGTAGGCACCATGTCCAGAGGGTCATGAGGTTGCCACCTTCCACAGATGACTACTCAGTGCTATTGCATTATTTTAGCACCATCTCCCTGTAACCCCCAGAGAGTCATTACTGGTGATGTCATTGAGTGTTAGAAGAGCGGTGAGTAAAAAATGTAGTCCACTCCATTCAGCATCATTCACAGGCGAGCTGGGAACAGTGTGCCAAAACATATTCCCCTTGTTCCGGCTTGGGGCCAAGGCTTCATTGAGACTGGTCCAGTTCTGGTGAGCCAGGCAGACAGTTGCCCAGAACTATAACAAGTAACTGTCATAAATTGTCTTTGGTTTTTGCACTCAATTCCTTCTGGAGGTCCAATTATGcatatattttgacatttggaCCAAGAAACCAAATCCTTAATGTCAGCTAGGCGTACACCTTTGTAGAGTATCCACAACTCCCTCCAGTTAATGCTGACATTGTGCTCTGTAAAAGTTAACTTCATGGCTGAGATAGTAGAGGTAGGTCTGGTAACAGTTGCTCTTAGTGTTGTAAGTCAATCCTTGATTACCTGACCTGCTGTTTTCTATGTCTTTGGGGGTTTGGATTTGGATTTGCAATATTTGCTGTCTTTTGTCACCAGTTGCTCGTGACATTCACGTCTATATTCTCCATGAAGCAGTAAATATaattctgtctgtctcttcttgAAATCTGTGTTCCTATATGCTGGGACACTGCAAAACATCAAACACTGTCTGGTCTattattttgctacatttgtttGGCGAAACTTGATGTGccatctaacatgcatgtcactgtgttttgctgttttcttgAGTGAAGCCACACTTTTGAGAGTTTACTATAGTCACACCGTGTTGTAATTTGGAACATAACCTTAATTATCTAACCCTAGTCATAATGTACTTAGGCAAGTTTCTACAGAAATTAGGGTAGAAATACTTCAATTTAAGTTGTTGGTAGTTATTTTGgcaaaatataaaagacaaTTAGACAGGAGAAGACTTTTGACAGTGTCAGATATTTGAGACATTGAGGATGCGGTCATGGGTGTAAAGACTGTAGAGTGTGGGGTTCAACATACATCCCTACTGTGAGCCTGTGCTTAGACTGAGGCCTAAGAAGATAACTTTCTCAGGGAGATAAGACAAAAAGTCTGTCCATCTTTATCCATAAACAGATGGACTGTAAATTGGAGCCCTAAATCTAACAATTTGTTGGCCAGTCTGTAAGGGAGGAGTCAAAGCAGAGCTAAAGTCTAAGAAGAGCAGCCTGTTCTAGATCGATTTGCTCTGTATGCAAACTGACGAGTCAAATGTGGATGACAGGCTGGGTATGATGTAGCTCCAGACCAGTTTCTCGAAACACTTCATAATAAGTGAGGGAGCCTAAGGAAGATAGTTATCAAGCTTGCTGATGGTGGTCTTTTTTGACGATAGCAGAGGGACTACAGGTAGGGTGGAATGGCAGACTGGAATAGTAGGGACAAGTTAAAGATTTTAGTGATGACCCCAACAAGCTAGTCTGCATTGACCTTTGGCACAACAGTTTGTTGGGCAGCTTTCCTCAACTTCACTGGTTACCTCCCATAATGTTTCAGCACTTTGAAGATGCTACCATGGGCCCATGAGTGTCATGTGGCTGCCTCTGCTGTCTCAACGTCAAAGAAGGCAAAGAATTGCTTTTAATTCTCAGCCAGCGAGACATCACTGCCAGCAACAATGAGATTGCAGAATTTGTAGTTGGTGATAAGACCAAAACGTGGTGTCAGTTAATAAGATGCTGAGAAAAATGGCACAATTGTGAGCTAAAGAAGTCTAACCAAGTCCAGTGGTTTAGGCATTCAGAGTTTGATAAAATTGCTGATTTGTTAGACATTGAAGTTTAATGAGATCCATGGAGGTTTGAGGAGTCTAATAAAAAACCTCCAGAAGGTCAAACTGTTCTCTTTGGACAGTCCGACATTACCAATAAGAAGAAATGCTGCTACTATCTTAAAGGTTAAACatcttgaaatatttatttacattgtactgctatatctgtctgtttacatgtttaacaaaatgtatCTTTCTTAATGATGGAAGAATTTAATGTAACATTTCTAATTCTTGATGGTCATGTGGAACTTAACAAATACAGATACCTTTATTTTATGATAGTTTTTCTTGTATACATTCTCATATTCTGCAGTAATTGTACTATTGTGTTCTTGATCTGGAAACATCAAGACCTCCATGaacctatgtacatttttattgctgctTTGTTACTGAACTCTGTTCTTCTCAGCGCTAACATCTACCCAAAGCTTTTGATCGACTTTCTATCggaaaaacagatcatatcatATCAGGCCTGTCTTGttcaatattttctgttttatacttTAGTCAGCTCAGAGTTTTTACTTTTGGCAGCTatgtcctatgacagatatgtgtctatatgtaaacctctgcaatatcctACTATCATGAGGAAAAGaactataattttgtttttggcatTAGCTTGGCTTCTGCCTGCTTGTCAGTTTGCTGGATTAGCGATAATGAGCTCTTATCAGAAACTCTGTACCTTCATTCTGAAAGTCATTTTTTGCAATAACacaatttacaaacttttttgtGTGACCTCAAGAGCAATAtcattttttggtttatttacttTGCTAAATGCTATTGTTTTGCCTATGTTCTTCATCATTTATACATACCTTagaatattaataatatgttATCACAGTGGAGAAATTAGAAAAAGagctgcacagacctgtttacctcacctgctggttttaattaactatttttgtttaataacaTATGAGTTTGTTACTGTTCGTTTGGAATCAGATTTTCCAAAAACTGCACGTTTAATCATGACCTTACAGTTAGTTTTGTACAATCCTCTTTTTAATCCACTTATATATGGTCTAAAAATGAAAGGAATTTCTAAACACCTCAAGAGGTTGTTCTGTCAACATAAAGTCAACCGATGTTAATCTGATAATTTGTTGTTTAATACAAATTGAAAATGACAATTGTTGTTGAGAATTGGTTCTGATTGGTGTAACACACAGTAAACTTCTTTGTCAGCATCAACAATGAGATGACTGATTATATGTATGATGCcattaatgcaaatattttaagtttcatttgttgcttgtttaaattaattgtacAAATGCAGAAGTTTATTAATGAAATACACTTCAGTTCACCAATGggtgaattgaaaaaaaaaattgtggtaAGAAAACAAGAGGAATAGTGCTGTTTGAAAGAGTTTAAATAGCTGGGCTATGGCAAATGCCCCAAATTATTAAATAAGATGAGTGTGGATACAGCTGCAGCAGGGGCACAACAGAAAATAGTTCCAAGTATATGTCTATAAAAGTACAATGTTCAGGAATCTGAGCAATAGTTTGGCTAATAGGATGTTCTGTAAAGACTTATTTTGGACATCTAATGTTAAAAAAGTCTATGACATGTCCAAATGCATCTAAAGGATTCATATCCAGACATCAGGGTTTTTAACCTGTATCGTATGCCTCAAAAACATAGACAGGGGACCAGGACCAACTGACATGCTATCACATGCATGTTTCCCCTATGTTTCTTCTACACTGAATATCTATAAACACTTAGTTTCAGATGTTTCAGGATATAGACATCTAATAGGGAGCATAACTGGAAGTCAGTAGATATCCTAACCACATTCCAAACATCTCAGTGTAGGAACGGTTTTGGAAAAATGTAGACATGTGGTAAGGACATTTTTATAAGTGTCTTTAAAAAGGGGTCCTTTAAATagccaaaataaatgtcattatggGACAGTTTTCTGAAGGTCTGATTTAGACAACAGACATAAATGTCTCTATTcactttatagtcttgactttattctgtaaagtgccttgagatgactttgttgtaaattggtgctatataaataaagttgatttgattttaattaaattgaaattacaaggttccaaaatgtatttacaactTTGTGTAGACGTTGAAATTCAATGTTTACGAGACATtgcaaaaaaagctttattgatGACTTTgtgtaaatgtctttgttcGAATCTAAATTAGTCCATCATCAATCTAAATTCAAAATTTATTGGATCTTCTGAAACAATGTTGCGAAAACTAAAGGGCGACCATCAATTTTCAACTTCctctctgtggctttagtttagggggTAAATAAACATTAATGCTTTCCAATCTTCCTCTGGCttcccaatattaaaatatttctgcttcCATGTGAACCCCCTCCCc
It contains:
- the LOC137132869 gene encoding olfactory receptor 13C9-like, which translates into the protein MDEESDKFNVTFLILDGHVELNKYRYLYFMIVFLVYILIFCSNCTIVFLIWKHQDLHEPMYIFIAALLLNSVLLSANIYPKLLIDFLSEKQIISYQACLVQYFLFYTLVSSEFLLLAAMSYDRYVSICKPLQYPTIMRKRTIILFLALAWLLPACQFAGLAIMSSYQKLCTFILKVIFCNNTIYKLFCVTSRAISFFGLFTLLNAIVLPMFFIIYTYLRILIICYHSGEIRKRAAQTCLPHLLVLINYFCLITYEFVTVRLESDFPKTARLIMTLQLVLYNPLFNPLIYGLKMKGISKHLKRLFCQHKVNRC
- the LOC137132796 gene encoding olfactory receptor 2T27-like; the protein is MEEQLNVTYLILDGHVDVYKYRYLYFTMFFLVYLLIICSNCTIVYLIWKHQNLHEPMYILIAALLLNCVLLSTNIYPKLLIDFLSEKQIISHQACIVQYSLFYALGASEFLLLAAMSYDRYVSICKPLQYPTIMRKRTVSLFLASAWLLPAFQQVGLSMMCANQKLCSFSVKVIFCNNSIYKLFCVTSRAITVYGLFILFNVVVCPAIFIIFTYTRILIICYHSSGKVRRKAAQTCLPHLLVLINYFCLFLCDVITVRLEYDFPKTARLIMSLQLVLYNPLFNPLIYGLKMKDISKHLKRLFRQEKCN